In Ptychodera flava strain L36383 chromosome 17, AS_Pfla_20210202, whole genome shotgun sequence, one genomic interval encodes:
- the LOC139115733 gene encoding uncharacterized protein, with the protein MQKVEIKGDTPTAQALHILLNFIYYGKLDLKSYSVEEVIAASSFLFVSSVWTHFADIITLKNWKTYLGLAEKYNITELKDLIYRYLNCNYSVLQGDMFFHKAKLDNTNFSQGYLSQFRDSQERFTTKVIAVAGFYKDKQTSSPAIKKHGHIVSFYDALAPGWKFLAALPVSLRSNNAHVDVTGWDDTIYAVGGKGSIHERESNQFLFDLNDAVSVSKSFSYNTRIGEWRRTKSPNEKAFGKTRLVSTEKMSYLLHGGFPGIYRYDPTDNSWQTVPMETRSLRDCCYDKGVIYMLCRDWGLSSKTCHIARFYTESEKFVENLDSEQVLPSGRCTHVTSLDGDIYVIDDAMPFNCFVFRYDPVTNSRTLLSSSPIREFGFKEGRGAIGFHGCIYYLGEHKVAVFDVADVSWRCLPSFPRNFDPKSMFVLTVPRDLAQVSPDIL; encoded by the coding sequence ATGCAAAAAGTAGAAATAAAGGGAGACACGCCAACTGCGCAGGCGCTCCACATTCTCTTGAACTTCATTTACTATGGGAAGCTCGATTTGAAAAGTTACAGTGTCGAAGAAGTGATAGCTGCCTCAAGTTTTCTGTTCGTCTCCTCGGTATGGACTCATTTTGCTGACATCAtcacactgaaaaattggaaaacTTATCTAGGACTAGCTGAAAAATACAACATCACGGAATTGAAAGATTTGAtatacagatatttgaattgCAATTACAGTGTACTGCAGGGTGATATGTTCTTCCACAAGGCAAAACTCGACAACACAAATTTTTCTCAGGGTTATCTGTCCCAGTTCCGGGATTCCCAGGAGCGGTTTACGACAAAAGTGATTGCAGTGGCGGGCTTCTACAAGGACAAACAGACGTCCTCACCAGCTATCAAGAAACACGGCCATATCGTTAGTTTCTATGACGCGCTCGCACCTGGCTGGAAGTTCCTCGCAGCACTGCCCGTGTCTCTCCGTAGCAACAACGCGCACGTCGACGTCACGGGTTGGGATGATACTATTTATGCCGTCGGGGGCAAAGGATCCATACATGAAAGGGAATCGAATCAATTTCTCTTCGATTTGAATGATGCTGTGTCTGTCAGCAAGTCCTTTTCATACAACACCAGGATCGGCGAGTGGAGAAGAACCAAGTCGCCAAATGAGAAAGCTTTCGGGAAAACTCGTTTGGTATCGACAGAAAAAATGTCCTATCTGCTGCATGGCGGTTTTCCTGGAATTTACAGGTATGACCCGACGGATAACTCTTGGCAGACCGTTCCAATGGAAACGAGATCGCTAAGAGACTGTTGCTATGACAAAGGAGTCATATACATGTTGTGCCGCGACTGGGGGCTGTCCAGTAAAACTTGCCATATTGCTCGGTTTTACACAGAATCTGAAAAGTTCGTAGAAAATCTAGATTCCGAGCAGGTGCTGCCCTCGGGGCGTTGTACTCACGTCACGTCCCTTGATGGCGACATATACGTCATAGACGACGCAATGCCATTTAATTGCTTCGTCTTTCGTTACGACCCGGTGACAAATTCGCGCACTCTGCTGAGCTCTTCGCCAATCAGAGAGTTCGGTTTCAAGGAAGGGCGCGGGGCCATCGGTTTCCATGGTTGCATCTACTACCTGGGAGAGCACAAGGTCGCCGTGTTTGACGTCGCAGATGTATCGTGGCGGTGTCTCCCGTCATTTCCAAGGAACTTTGATCCAAAAAGTATGTTTGTGTTGACGGTGCCGCGGGATTTAGCTCAGGTATCTCCAGACATTTTATAA